Below is a window of Aminivibrio sp. DNA.
ATCGCTTGGGCAGTTGTCAAGGACGACAATCTGCACCCCCCGCCCAAGCGTTCCCCGGTGACACTCCCCGCTGCCTGCGGATTTAGGGGAAGCGGTTTTCATTTCGGTGGGGTAGAATGTAGTTCATCGCGATCACACCGGCGGCGAAATGAAGGAGGGGCCCGGTGCTTCTGAATTTTTGTCATAAGAGAAAGAAGCCCAACCCCGATTTCCTTCAATACGATTTTGGTCTCCCGAAAGGAATGGTCTTTATGATCGAAGTGGTGGCAGCCCTTATCCGGAACGGGGGCAAATTCCTGATCTGCCGGCGCCCGGCGGACAAGGCCCGTCCCCTGCTGTGGGAGTTTGTCGGCGGGAAGGTGGAGCCGGGCGAAACGCCTGAGGACGCCCTGGTACGGGAATGCCGCGAGGAGCTTGCGGTGACCCTCTCGGTGGGGGATGTGTTCATGGACGTGGTCCACGAGTACCCGGACATTACGATCCACCTGACCGTTTTCAACGCGTCCATTGCCGAAGGGACGCCCCGGAAGATCGAGCACAGCGACATCCGCTGGATCACCCCCGGGGACATCCCCCACTACGAGTTCTGCCCGGCGGATGCGGACATCCTGGAACAGCTGATGGCCTGAGGCCTGTAGAAAATAGAGCGGAGGTTCTGCCGTGGCGGATTTTGACCCTGTGATTATGATACGGAACGCGCGGATAGTGGACGGGAGCGGGACGCCATGGAGGAAAGGGCTGGTGAGGACCGGCATGGACGCCGTCCTGGTGCTCTTCAATCCGGACACGGTGAGGGACGGCGCCGCCTTCGAGGATCCCTTCGGGGAGCCGGAAGGAAT
It encodes the following:
- a CDS encoding (deoxy)nucleoside triphosphate pyrophosphohydrolase; its protein translation is MLLNFCHKRKKPNPDFLQYDFGLPKGMVFMIEVVAALIRNGGKFLICRRPADKARPLLWEFVGGKVEPGETPEDALVRECREELAVTLSVGDVFMDVVHEYPDITIHLTVFNASIAEGTPRKIEHSDIRWITPGDIPHYEFCPADADILEQLMA